In one Populus nigra chromosome 12, ddPopNigr1.1, whole genome shotgun sequence genomic region, the following are encoded:
- the LOC133669744 gene encoding E3 ubiquitin-protein ligase JMJ24-like isoform X4, whose product MQAPMLLKTLVGKLVISAGGMTEIVLLGVSNVTREVFVIAVSQNDIPLEEIEKVCPACRGICNCRGCLRGDNMVKVRIREIPVLDKLQYLHCLLSSVLPIVKQIHQEQCFEVELEQRLRGTDIDLVRAKLNADEQMCCNICRIPIIDYHRHCANCSYDLCLHCCQDLRGASKQGVENEMDDNQIDGRSQDNETPLEPVREPQVRLKLSDKYQGWKANNDGSIPCPPKEHGGCNYSSLNLSRIFKMNWAAKLVKNVEEMVSGCKVYDAGTPQKSRLNDSTLCQYAHREDSDDNFLYCPLSEDVKADGINKFRKHWVRGEPVIVKQVFDSSSISSWDPVAIWRGIRETSDEKKKGENRTVKAIDCLHWSEVDIDLDQFIRGYSEGRIRENGSPEMLKLKDWPSPSASEEFLLYQRPESISKLPFLEFIHSRVGVLNVAAKLPHYSLQNDVGPKICISYGSHEELGGGDSVIKLHFKTRDMVYLLVHTCEAKTKGSQESSSIDPEKSLDDGRLPDISLDGHDIQDEVKTAADKDEKMEDQEVANTTSIEDIDRIEDHGAERTTGVQEVERLETTRVEEVEGMEDQQFKKDSEDIPVEICPGVSWDVFRRQDIPKLIDYLRTCYKDLWKPDNMVNDFVTDPLYDGTVFLNAFHKRQLKEEFGVEPWSFEQHLGQAVFVPAGCPFQARNLQSNVQLGLDFLSPESLGVSARLAEEIRCLPNDHEAKLQVLEVGKMSLYAASSAIKEVQKLVLDPKLGAEIGFEDRNLTAAVAENLEKGAKPRQISCS is encoded by the exons ACATTCCATTAGAAGAAATTGAGAAGGTTTGTCCTGCATGTCGCGGGATCTGCAATTGCAGGGGCTGCTTACGAGGAGATAATATGGTAAAG GTAAGAATACGGGAAATACCTGTTCTTGACAAGTTGCAATATCTCCACTGCCTATTATCTTCAGTGCTTCCTATAGTTAAGCAGATCCATCAAGAACAATGCTTTGAAGTAGAGCTTGAACAAAGGCTGCGTG GAACTGATATAGATCTTGTCCGGGCCAAATTGAATGCAGATGAACAGATGTGCTG CAATATATGTAGGATACCCATTATTGATTATCATCGGCATTGTGCAAATTGCTCTTATGATCTGTGCCTTCATTGCTGTCAAGATCTTCGAGGAGCATCTAAACAAGGTGTTGAAAATGAAATGGATGATAATCAGATTGATGGGAGAAGTCAAGACAATGAGACTCCATTAGAACCAGTGAGAGAACCACAAGTAAGACTAAAGTTATCAGATAAGTACCAAGGCTGGAAGGCAAACAATGATGGCAGTATTCCATGCCCTCCGAAGGAGCACGGTGGTTGTAATTACTCATCATTGAACCTAAGCCGTATTTTCAAGATGAATTGGGcagcaaaacttgtgaaaaatgTGGAGGAAATGGTCAGTGGCTGTAAGGTTTATGATGCTGGCACCCCACAGAAATCCAGGTTGAATGATTCCACACTCTGCCAGTATGCTCACAGAGAGGACAGTGATGATAATTTCTTATATTGCCCCTTATCTGAAGATGTAAAAGCTGATGGGATAAACAAGTTTAGAAAACACTGGGTTCGGGGTGAACCTGTTATTGTGAAGCAGGTATTTGACAGCTCATCCATATCAAGCTGGGATCCAGTGGCTATTTGGAGGGGGATCCGGGAAACATCagatgagaaaaagaaaggtgaaAACCGAACAGTGAAGGCCATAGATTGCTTACACTGGTCTGAG GTTGATATTGATCTTGATCAGTTTATCCGAGGATACTCAGAGGGACGAATCAGGGAAAATGGTTCACCAGAGATGTTGAAGTTGAAGGATTGGCCTTCCCCCAGTGCTTCTGAAGAGTTCTTATTATACCAGAGACCTGAATCTATCAGTAAACTGCCTTTCCTTGAATTTATCCATTCAAGGGTGGGTGTTCTAAATGTTGCTGCAAAGTTGCCTCATTACTCTTTGCAGAATGATGTAGGACCCAAGATTTGTATATCTTATGGGAGCCATGAGGAGCTCGGTGGGGGTGATTCTGTAATCAAACTTCATTTCAAAACGCGTGACATG GTGTATCTATTGGTGCATACATGCGAAGCAAAGACAAAAGGTAGCCAGGAGAGTAGCTCAATTGACCCAGAAAAAAGCTTGGATGATGGAAGGTTGCCTGATATATCACTCGATGGACATGATATACAGGATGAAGTGAAGACAGCTGCAGATAAGGATGAGAAAATGGAGGATCAAGAGGTTGCTAATACCACTAGTATTGAAGACATTGACAGAATTGAGGATCATGGGGCTGAAAGAACCACAGGTGTTCAAGAGGTTGAAAGATTGGAAACCACCAGAGTGGAAGAGGTTGAGGGAATGGAGGATCAGCAGTTTAAGAAAGATAGTGAAGATATCCCTGTAGAGATTTGTCCAGGAGTTAGTTGGGATGTCTTTCGTCGGCAGGATATTCCAAAGTTAATTGATTATTTGAGAACATGCTATAAGGACCTTTGGAAGCCTGACAACATGGTGAATGATTTT GTCACAGATCCCCTTTATGACGGAACAGTTTTCCTAAATGCGTTTCATAAGAGACAATTGAAGGAAGAGTTTG GAGTTGAACCATGGTCATTTGAACAACATTTGGGGCAAGCTGTATTCGTCCCAGCTGGATGCCCTTTCCAAGCGAGGAATCTTCAG TCCAATGTTCAGTTGGGCCTTGATTTCTTATCTCCTGAAAGTCTGGGGGTGTCTGCTAGATTGGCAGAAGAAATTCGCTGTCTTCCAAATGACCATGAAGCAAAACTTCAAGTTTTGGAG GTGGGTAAGATGTCACTCTATGCTGCTAGTTCAGCCATTAAAGAAGTCCAGAAATTGGTGCTTGATCCTAA ACTTGGTGCTGAAATTGGATTCGAGGATCGCAATTTAACTGCAGCAGTTGCTGAGAACTTGGAGAAAGGTGCTAAGCCAAGACAGATAAGCTGTTCTTAA
- the LOC133669744 gene encoding E3 ubiquitin-protein ligase JMJ24-like isoform X5, with protein sequence MQAPMLLKTLVGKLVISAGGMTEIVLLGVSNVTREVFVIAVSQNDIPLEEIEKVCPACRGICNCRGCLRGDNMVRIREIPVLDKLQYLHCLLSSVLPIVKQIHQEQCFEVELEQRLRGTDIDLVRAKLNADEQMCCNICRIPIIDYHRHCANCSYDLCLHCCQDLRGASKQGVENEMDDNQIDGRSQDNETPLEPVREPQVRLKLSDKYQGWKANNDGSIPCPPKEHGGCNYSSLNLSRIFKMNWAAKLVKNVEEMVSGCKVYDAGTPQKSRLNDSTLCQYAHREDSDDNFLYCPLSEDVKADGINKFRKHWVRGEPVIVKQVFDSSSISSWDPVAIWRGIRETSDEKKKGENRTVKAIDCLHWSEVDIDLDQFIRGYSEGRIRENGSPEMLKLKDWPSPSASEEFLLYQRPESISKLPFLEFIHSRVGVLNVAAKLPHYSLQNDVGPKICISYGSHEELGGGDSVIKLHFKTRDMVYLLVHTCEAKTKGSQESSSIDPEKSLDDGRLPDISLDGHDIQDEVKTAADKDEKMEDQEVANTTSIEDIDRIEDHGAERTTGVQEVERLETTRVEEVEGMEDQQFKKDSEDIPVEICPGVSWDVFRRQDIPKLIDYLRTCYKDLWKPDNMVNDFVTDPLYDGTVFLNAFHKRQLKEEFGVEPWSFEQHLGQAVFVPAGCPFQARNLQSNVQLGLDFLSPESLGVSARLAEEIRCLPNDHEAKLQVLEVGKMSLYAASSAIKEVQKLVLDPKLGAEIGFEDRNLTAAVAENLEKGAKPRQISCS encoded by the exons ACATTCCATTAGAAGAAATTGAGAAGGTTTGTCCTGCATGTCGCGGGATCTGCAATTGCAGGGGCTGCTTACGAGGAGATAATATG GTAAGAATACGGGAAATACCTGTTCTTGACAAGTTGCAATATCTCCACTGCCTATTATCTTCAGTGCTTCCTATAGTTAAGCAGATCCATCAAGAACAATGCTTTGAAGTAGAGCTTGAACAAAGGCTGCGTG GAACTGATATAGATCTTGTCCGGGCCAAATTGAATGCAGATGAACAGATGTGCTG CAATATATGTAGGATACCCATTATTGATTATCATCGGCATTGTGCAAATTGCTCTTATGATCTGTGCCTTCATTGCTGTCAAGATCTTCGAGGAGCATCTAAACAAGGTGTTGAAAATGAAATGGATGATAATCAGATTGATGGGAGAAGTCAAGACAATGAGACTCCATTAGAACCAGTGAGAGAACCACAAGTAAGACTAAAGTTATCAGATAAGTACCAAGGCTGGAAGGCAAACAATGATGGCAGTATTCCATGCCCTCCGAAGGAGCACGGTGGTTGTAATTACTCATCATTGAACCTAAGCCGTATTTTCAAGATGAATTGGGcagcaaaacttgtgaaaaatgTGGAGGAAATGGTCAGTGGCTGTAAGGTTTATGATGCTGGCACCCCACAGAAATCCAGGTTGAATGATTCCACACTCTGCCAGTATGCTCACAGAGAGGACAGTGATGATAATTTCTTATATTGCCCCTTATCTGAAGATGTAAAAGCTGATGGGATAAACAAGTTTAGAAAACACTGGGTTCGGGGTGAACCTGTTATTGTGAAGCAGGTATTTGACAGCTCATCCATATCAAGCTGGGATCCAGTGGCTATTTGGAGGGGGATCCGGGAAACATCagatgagaaaaagaaaggtgaaAACCGAACAGTGAAGGCCATAGATTGCTTACACTGGTCTGAG GTTGATATTGATCTTGATCAGTTTATCCGAGGATACTCAGAGGGACGAATCAGGGAAAATGGTTCACCAGAGATGTTGAAGTTGAAGGATTGGCCTTCCCCCAGTGCTTCTGAAGAGTTCTTATTATACCAGAGACCTGAATCTATCAGTAAACTGCCTTTCCTTGAATTTATCCATTCAAGGGTGGGTGTTCTAAATGTTGCTGCAAAGTTGCCTCATTACTCTTTGCAGAATGATGTAGGACCCAAGATTTGTATATCTTATGGGAGCCATGAGGAGCTCGGTGGGGGTGATTCTGTAATCAAACTTCATTTCAAAACGCGTGACATG GTGTATCTATTGGTGCATACATGCGAAGCAAAGACAAAAGGTAGCCAGGAGAGTAGCTCAATTGACCCAGAAAAAAGCTTGGATGATGGAAGGTTGCCTGATATATCACTCGATGGACATGATATACAGGATGAAGTGAAGACAGCTGCAGATAAGGATGAGAAAATGGAGGATCAAGAGGTTGCTAATACCACTAGTATTGAAGACATTGACAGAATTGAGGATCATGGGGCTGAAAGAACCACAGGTGTTCAAGAGGTTGAAAGATTGGAAACCACCAGAGTGGAAGAGGTTGAGGGAATGGAGGATCAGCAGTTTAAGAAAGATAGTGAAGATATCCCTGTAGAGATTTGTCCAGGAGTTAGTTGGGATGTCTTTCGTCGGCAGGATATTCCAAAGTTAATTGATTATTTGAGAACATGCTATAAGGACCTTTGGAAGCCTGACAACATGGTGAATGATTTT GTCACAGATCCCCTTTATGACGGAACAGTTTTCCTAAATGCGTTTCATAAGAGACAATTGAAGGAAGAGTTTG GAGTTGAACCATGGTCATTTGAACAACATTTGGGGCAAGCTGTATTCGTCCCAGCTGGATGCCCTTTCCAAGCGAGGAATCTTCAG TCCAATGTTCAGTTGGGCCTTGATTTCTTATCTCCTGAAAGTCTGGGGGTGTCTGCTAGATTGGCAGAAGAAATTCGCTGTCTTCCAAATGACCATGAAGCAAAACTTCAAGTTTTGGAG GTGGGTAAGATGTCACTCTATGCTGCTAGTTCAGCCATTAAAGAAGTCCAGAAATTGGTGCTTGATCCTAA ACTTGGTGCTGAAATTGGATTCGAGGATCGCAATTTAACTGCAGCAGTTGCTGAGAACTTGGAGAAAGGTGCTAAGCCAAGACAGATAAGCTGTTCTTAA
- the LOC133670054 gene encoding zinc finger protein GAI-ASSOCIATED FACTOR 1-like, whose translation MSNTTGDGTGSFSSGGTGADEVHLNSSAAAAAANSNGSTITQQPPLKRKRNLPGNPDPSAEVIALSPNTLMATNRFVCEICNKGFQRDQNLQLHRRGHNLPWKLKQRTTAEIRKRVYVCPEPSCVHHNPARALGDLTGIKKHFCRKHGEKKWKCDKCSKKYAVQSDWKAHVKTCGTKEYKCDCGTIFSRRDSFITHRAFCDALAEENTKANQGLMPNMEPNLQGQVSNLIPSMAINNNPNQSTMMSSFNHLDAKNPLSLPQELMPTPPKPSSGSMFSNGTTGLFGGSRSMSPSLQLNANSSTIFEGNGLHNLSGSASMSATALLQKAAQMGATASSNNVSPPMMQKSFVTSMAPPTFGTMHTQNDQSHVIGGDDGYANQFFSANGGVENSVLNDMGIFSAVLDQNNSLFKTMEHASSNNENVFQGANSNPGLSSPTSTGANPSGLSRFSTGDVMTVDFLGLGGSRQRNLHQQHNHQEMEFTRGISHPRMQGLNHFEQATALKKPMWDV comes from the exons ATGTCAAATACCACAGGTGATGGCACTGGCAGCTTCTCTTCTGGGGGTACTGGTGCAGATGAAGTTCACTTGAACTCaagtgctgctgctgctgctgctaacaGCAATGGCTCCACTATCACTCAACAACCTCCGCTCAAGAGGAAAAGAAATCTCCCAGGAAATCCAG ATCCCAGTGCTGAAGTTATTGCTCTATCACCAAACACTCTTATGGCTACAAATCGATTTGTATGTGAGATTTGCAACAAAGGATTCCAAAGGGACCAGAATCTTCAATTGCATCGGCGTGGCCATAATCTACCATGGAAGCTAAAGCAAAGAACAACTGCTGAAATCCGAAAAAGGGTTTATGTTTGTCCAGAACCTTCATGTGTCCATCACAATCCGGCTCGAGCATTAGGCGATCTTACAGGGATTAAGAAGCATTTTTGTCGAAAACATGGAGAAAAGAAGTGGAAATGCGATAAATGCTCAAAGAAATATGCAGTGCAGTCGGATTGGAAAGCTCATGTAAAGACTTGTGGCACCAAGGAATACAAATGTGATTGTGGCACCATATTCTCCAG GAGGGATAGTTTCATTACTCATAGGGCTTTCTGCGATGCCCTAGCTGAAGAAAATACCAAAGCAAATCAAGGATTGATGCCCAACATGGAACCAAACTTACAAGGCCAAGTCTCCAACCTCATACCCTCCATGGCCATCAACAATAATCCAAACCAATCCACCATGATGTCTAGTTTTAACCATCTAGATGCTAAGAACCCACTGTCATTACCTCAAGAACTCATGCCGACACCACCTAAACCCTCATCGGGAAGCATGTTTTCAAATGGCACCACAGGCCTTTTTGGTGGTTCAAGAAGCATGTCACCATCCCTTCAGTTGAATGCAAATTCATCAACAATCTTTGAAGGAAACGGCCTTCATAATTTATCTGGCTCGGCATCAATGTCAGCGACAGCATTGTTGCAAAAAGCAGCTCAGATGGGTGCGACTGCAAGTAGTAATAATGTGAGCCCTCCCATGATGCAAAAGAGCTTTGTCACAAGCATGGCACCCCCAACTTTTGGTACGATGCATACCCAAAATGACCAATCTCATGTGATAGGTGGTGACGATGGATATGCTAACCAGTTTTTCAGTGCGAATGGTGGGGTTGAGAACTCAGTATTGAATGACATGGGGATTTTCAGTGCAGTTttagatcaaaacaattcattaTTTAAGACTATGGAGCATGCTAGTAGCAACAATGAGAATGTTTTTCAAGGTGCAAATTCAAATCCTGGTTTAAGTAGTCCAACAAGTACTGGAGCTAATCCAAGTGGTTTATCAAGATTTAGTACTGGGGATGTAATGACTGTTGATTTCTTGGGGTTGGGAGGATCTAGACAAAGGAATCTGCATCAACAGCATAATCATCAAGAAATGGAGTTTACTAGAGGAATTAGTCATCCAAGAATGCAAGGGCTGAACCACTTTGAGCAAGCAACAGCACTAAAGAAACCCATGTGGGATGTttga